One segment of Alistipes finegoldii DSM 17242 DNA contains the following:
- a CDS encoding cytochrome d ubiquinol oxidase subunit II, with product METITLLQHYWWLIISLLGALLVFLLFVQGGQGLLYCLGRTEEERNMLVNSLGRKWEFTFTTLVTFGGAFFASFPLFYSTSFGGAYYVWMTILLSFVIQPVAYQFRRKAGNVFGEKTFDVFLTINGIAGPLLLGTAVGTLFTGANFTVDRLNLANGAGSGSATVISQWTTPWHGLEALGDMRNVALGLAVMFLAGMLACQYFMNNIADETLFARARRRMLTLAAPFLVFFLTFFVWLLFSDGLAVDAAGRISAEPYKYLHNMLEMPYVAAALLIGVVSVLWSIYSGWRGKRNAVWFGGAGTVLTVLALLLCAGWNNTAYYPSLAEMQSSLTIYNSSSSEFTLKVMSVVSLMIPFVAAYIWYAWRAMNRKPITREEIRGNDHMY from the coding sequence ATGGAAACTATAACACTCTTGCAACATTATTGGTGGCTGATCATCTCCCTGCTGGGAGCGCTGCTGGTCTTCCTGCTCTTCGTGCAGGGCGGACAGGGACTGCTTTACTGCCTCGGCAGGACCGAGGAGGAACGCAACATGCTGGTCAATTCGCTGGGCCGCAAATGGGAGTTCACCTTCACGACGCTCGTGACGTTCGGCGGCGCGTTCTTCGCCTCGTTCCCGCTCTTCTACTCCACCTCGTTCGGCGGCGCCTACTATGTGTGGATGACCATTCTGCTGAGTTTCGTCATACAGCCCGTCGCCTACCAGTTCCGCCGCAAGGCAGGCAACGTTTTCGGCGAAAAGACGTTCGATGTCTTCCTGACGATCAACGGCATCGCAGGTCCCCTGCTGCTGGGCACAGCCGTCGGGACGCTCTTCACGGGTGCAAACTTCACGGTGGACCGCCTCAACTTGGCCAACGGCGCAGGCAGCGGCAGCGCAACGGTCATCTCGCAGTGGACCACGCCGTGGCACGGTCTCGAAGCGCTCGGAGACATGCGCAACGTGGCGCTGGGGCTGGCCGTGATGTTCCTCGCCGGGATGCTGGCCTGCCAGTACTTCATGAACAACATCGCCGACGAGACGCTCTTCGCCCGCGCCCGCAGGCGCATGCTGACCCTCGCCGCCCCGTTCCTCGTCTTCTTCCTGACATTCTTCGTCTGGCTGCTCTTTTCCGACGGTTTGGCGGTCGATGCCGCAGGCCGCATTTCGGCCGAGCCTTACAAATACCTGCACAACATGCTCGAAATGCCCTATGTGGCCGCAGCGCTGCTGATCGGCGTGGTATCGGTGCTGTGGAGCATCTATTCGGGCTGGCGCGGAAAACGCAATGCCGTCTGGTTCGGCGGCGCGGGCACCGTGCTGACGGTACTGGCCCTGCTGCTGTGCGCCGGATGGAACAACACGGCCTACTACCCGTCGCTGGCGGAGATGCAGTCGTCGCTGACGATTTACAACTCGTCGTCGAGCGAATTCACGCTCAAAGTGATGAGCGTCGTCTCGCTGATGATCCCGTTCGTCGCAGCCTATATCTGGTACGCATGGCGGGCCATGAACCGCAAGCCGATCACCCGCGAAGAGATACGCGGGAACGACCATATGTATTGA
- a CDS encoding enoyl-ACP reductase FabI, whose protein sequence is MAYNLLKGKKGLIFGALNEQSIAWKVAERAVEEGAEIVLTNTAVSIRMGTIGRLAEKCNTIVVPADATSVEDLENLIDKTMEHFGGKFDFMLHSIGMSPNVRKGRTYDDLDYDYLSKTLDISAISFHKAIQVARRKDAINDWGSIVALSYIAAQRTLYGYNDMADAKALLESIARSFGYIYGREKHVRINTVSQSPTPTTAGSGVLGLGDLMEFAENMSPLGNASAEDCADYVLTLFSDLTRKVTMQNLYHDGGFSSMGMSRRAMKTYEKGLRFDDVHQNQYPFGDGEK, encoded by the coding sequence ATGGCATACAATTTATTGAAAGGCAAGAAGGGCCTTATTTTCGGAGCACTCAACGAGCAGTCGATCGCATGGAAAGTGGCGGAACGCGCCGTTGAAGAGGGTGCCGAAATCGTCCTCACGAATACTGCCGTATCTATTCGCATGGGTACAATCGGCCGGCTGGCTGAAAAATGCAATACGATCGTCGTTCCGGCCGACGCCACGAGCGTCGAGGATCTGGAGAATCTGATCGACAAGACGATGGAACATTTCGGGGGCAAGTTCGACTTCATGCTCCACTCGATCGGCATGTCGCCCAACGTCCGCAAGGGCCGCACGTACGACGATCTGGATTACGATTATCTCTCGAAGACGCTCGATATTTCGGCCATTTCGTTCCACAAGGCGATTCAGGTGGCACGCCGCAAGGACGCCATCAACGACTGGGGTTCGATCGTGGCGCTGAGCTATATCGCCGCGCAGCGTACGCTTTACGGCTACAACGACATGGCGGACGCCAAGGCGCTGCTGGAGTCGATCGCACGCAGTTTCGGCTATATCTACGGTCGTGAGAAGCACGTGCGCATCAACACCGTATCGCAGTCGCCGACCCCGACGACCGCCGGAAGCGGCGTGCTGGGACTGGGCGACCTGATGGAGTTCGCCGAGAACATGTCGCCGCTGGGCAACGCTTCGGCGGAGGACTGCGCCGACTATGTGCTGACGCTCTTCTCGGACCTTACGCGCAAGGTGACGATGCAGAACCTCTACCACGACGGCGGTTTCTCGTCGATGGGTATGAGCCGCCGCGCCATGAAGACCTACGAGAAGGGACTTCGTTTCGACGACGTGCACCAGAATCAGTATCCGTTCGGCGATGGCGAAAAATAG
- a CDS encoding pyridoxal phosphate-dependent aminotransferase: MPEISQRAELMPASPIRKLVPLAEAARSRGIRIYHLNIGQPDLPSPQTGLAALKKIDRNVLEYSPSDGYRSLREKLAGYYQQYQIKLSPEEIIVTTGGSEAVLFAFMSCLNPGDEIIVPEPAYANYMAFAISAGAVIRPVVSSIEQGFALPDVAEFEKLINERTRGILICNPNNPTGYLYTRKEMERIRDLVKKYDLFLFSDEVYREFIYTGSPYISACHLEGVEQNVVLIDSVSKRYSECGIRIGALITKNKKLRDAVMKFCQARLSPPLIGQIVAEASIDAPRSYSTEVYEEYIERRKCLIDGLNRIPGVYSPIPMGAFYTVARLPVEDSDDFCAWCLSDFEYEGETVMLAPASGFYSDPTRGRNEVRIAYVLKKEDLERSLLILGKALEAYNNRK, translated from the coding sequence ATGCCCGAAATCTCACAACGCGCCGAGCTGATGCCGGCATCTCCGATACGCAAACTCGTTCCGCTGGCGGAAGCCGCCCGGTCGCGGGGAATCAGAATCTACCACCTCAACATCGGCCAGCCCGATCTGCCGTCGCCCCAGACGGGACTCGCAGCGTTGAAGAAGATCGACCGCAACGTACTCGAATACAGCCCCAGCGACGGTTACCGGTCGCTCCGCGAAAAGCTGGCGGGCTACTACCAACAATACCAGATCAAACTTTCGCCCGAAGAGATCATCGTCACCACGGGAGGTTCCGAAGCGGTGTTGTTCGCCTTCATGTCGTGCCTGAACCCCGGCGACGAAATCATCGTGCCCGAACCGGCCTACGCCAACTATATGGCTTTCGCCATCTCGGCGGGCGCCGTGATCCGTCCGGTCGTCTCGTCGATCGAACAGGGTTTTGCGCTGCCCGACGTCGCGGAGTTCGAAAAACTGATCAACGAGCGCACGCGCGGCATCCTGATCTGCAACCCCAACAACCCCACGGGCTACCTCTACACCCGCAAGGAGATGGAGCGCATCCGCGATCTGGTGAAGAAATACGATCTTTTCCTCTTCTCCGACGAGGTTTACCGCGAGTTCATCTATACCGGTTCGCCCTATATTTCGGCCTGCCACCTCGAAGGCGTCGAACAGAACGTCGTGCTGATCGACTCGGTGTCGAAACGCTACTCCGAATGCGGCATCCGCATCGGCGCGCTCATCACCAAGAACAAAAAACTGCGCGACGCGGTGATGAAATTCTGTCAGGCGCGGCTCTCGCCGCCGCTGATCGGCCAGATCGTCGCCGAAGCTTCGATCGACGCTCCGCGCTCCTACAGCACCGAAGTCTACGAAGAGTATATCGAACGCCGCAAATGCCTGATCGACGGTCTCAACCGCATTCCGGGCGTTTATTCGCCGATTCCGATGGGCGCCTTCTACACCGTGGCGCGGCTCCCGGTCGAAGACAGCGACGACTTCTGCGCATGGTGTCTTTCGGATTTCGAATACGAGGGAGAGACCGTCATGCTCGCCCCGGCTTCGGGCTTCTACTCCGACCCGACCCGCGGCCGCAACGAGGTCCGCATCGCCTATGTCCTCAAGAAAGAGGACCTCGAACGCTCGCTGCTCATTCTGGGCAAGGCGCTCGAAGCGTACAACAACCGGAAATAA
- a CDS encoding OmpP1/FadL family transporter, which produces MKKIFLLLAAAAAASGAYAEGYQVNNLSSKQNGMGHVGTAMKLNSESIWFNPAAASFQDSEFDISVGITGIASKATYTSLPDYTGKTKPQHYTSDNSIATPLYAYFNYKPLDWMSVGLALNTPFGSSMDWGNNWPGAQLVQSINLKAYNVQPTVSFKLCEHLSVGGGLMMTWGKFDLSRSLLPIGPDNAQNKALMGALQMLNPQQMPNLFEMAGDKNLMSLGLEGKAKMAVGVNLGMMWDINEQWSLGFTYRSKLKMKVDSGSIDLRMIDNAQIAQAIGQLLPQLGLDPAKLTSAVVKTELPLPASLTWGVSFRPVPKWEFAVDLQYVLWSAYDQLDVRILDPDSNTPVLNIPVSDKKYSNTLAFRFGGQYHALDWLTARMGMYVDESPVRSDYLNPETPSMTKLAYTAGVTFRPIKWMNIDIAYGYVNSADPERTGSYPYTNSVLGIVNEKLTAAGVPESQLTSPIADFSGNYTARAHTFSIGVGFSF; this is translated from the coding sequence ATGAAAAAAATCTTCCTACTTCTGGCCGCCGCTGCCGCCGCCTCCGGAGCATACGCCGAAGGATATCAGGTGAACAACCTCTCCTCGAAGCAGAACGGTATGGGCCATGTGGGTACAGCCATGAAACTCAACTCCGAATCGATCTGGTTCAACCCCGCCGCCGCTTCGTTTCAGGACTCCGAGTTCGACATTTCGGTCGGCATCACGGGTATCGCTTCGAAGGCTACCTATACGTCGCTCCCCGACTATACGGGCAAGACCAAACCGCAGCACTACACCTCGGACAACAGCATAGCCACTCCGCTTTACGCCTACTTCAACTACAAACCCCTCGACTGGATGTCGGTCGGTCTGGCCTTAAACACGCCGTTCGGCTCCTCGATGGACTGGGGCAACAACTGGCCGGGAGCACAGCTCGTGCAGTCGATCAATCTCAAGGCATACAACGTCCAGCCGACCGTCTCGTTCAAACTCTGCGAGCACCTCTCCGTCGGCGGCGGTCTGATGATGACGTGGGGTAAATTCGACCTTTCGCGTTCGCTGCTGCCTATCGGTCCGGACAACGCACAGAACAAGGCGCTCATGGGCGCATTGCAAATGCTCAATCCGCAGCAAATGCCCAACCTCTTCGAAATGGCCGGGGACAAAAATCTGATGTCGCTGGGCCTCGAAGGCAAAGCCAAGATGGCCGTCGGCGTCAACCTCGGCATGATGTGGGACATCAACGAACAGTGGTCGCTGGGCTTCACCTACCGTTCGAAACTCAAAATGAAGGTGGATTCGGGTTCGATCGACCTGCGTATGATCGACAACGCCCAGATCGCTCAGGCAATCGGCCAGCTCCTGCCCCAGCTGGGTCTCGACCCCGCCAAACTCACGTCGGCCGTCGTGAAGACCGAACTGCCCCTGCCGGCGTCGCTGACGTGGGGCGTCAGCTTCCGCCCCGTTCCGAAGTGGGAATTCGCCGTCGATCTGCAATATGTGCTCTGGAGCGCCTACGACCAGCTCGACGTCCGGATTCTCGACCCCGACAGCAATACGCCCGTGCTGAACATTCCGGTCAGCGACAAGAAATACTCCAATACGCTGGCGTTCCGTTTCGGCGGCCAGTACCACGCTCTCGACTGGCTGACGGCCCGCATGGGTATGTACGTGGACGAAAGCCCCGTGCGCAGCGACTACCTCAATCCCGAAACCCCGTCGATGACCAAGCTCGCCTATACGGCCGGCGTCACCTTCCGCCCGATCAAATGGATGAACATCGACATCGCCTACGGCTATGTCAATTCGGCCGATCCGGAGCGCACGGGTTCCTATCCCTACACCAATTCGGTGCTGGGCATCGTGAACGAAAAACTGACGGCGGCAGGCGTTCCCGAAAGCCAGCTCACCAGCCCGATCGCCGATTTTTCGGGTAATTACACCGCCCGCGCCCACACGTTCTCGATCGGCGTAGGTTTCAGTTTCTAA
- a CDS encoding DEAD/DEAH box helicase: MTITDDFSALGLSEQMLTAVRAKGFETPTAIQKLTIPHLLTKTNDIIAQSQTGTGKTAAYGLPILQSLEPARGPVQAIILVPTRELALQAAEELLSYNREKRLSITAIYGGAAMSEQLRRLAKGVDIVVGTPGRVLDHIRRGTLKLENVRYLVLDEADEMLNMGFVEDVEEIMSHTSEERRVLLFSATMPERIIRLSKTYMRDTEIVRVENKQLTTDLTEQIYFEVREADKFDALTRIIDVEPEFYGIIFARTKIGADETASRLAARGYAAEVLHGDVSQAQREKILRKFRDRSVNILVATDVAARGIDVGNLTHVINYSLPQDSESYVHRIGRTGRAGKQGTAITFVSPSEFRGLNNLMRDIKVEIKRETLPSPQDIVEMKRLKIKDEMQEIVENESYDGYREFAEELLAEYTPDVALGALLRLAFRSELDQSNYPEIRSFSVDRKGTARLFLAVGRRDGYTARKLVDMLKFKCGLRDKYINDVQISDNFSFVSVPFHDAEEIVRKLNRLNRGRRPIAEIARDGEEAAARKPRRAKTADAGGEEYAPAPKKSVRREKPAAPAQTAPAAGDESAAPRRKLKTKIQTEPRPEIPDFSKMSNEGFDWSAFMKFDDGTAWGRDENGKGKGTKSVRKTPKRTVTAAQRIAAKGKKRK; this comes from the coding sequence ATGACCATTACAGACGATTTCAGCGCACTGGGGCTTTCCGAGCAGATGCTCACCGCAGTCCGCGCCAAGGGATTCGAGACGCCCACCGCAATCCAGAAGCTCACAATCCCCCACCTGCTTACCAAAACCAACGACATCATAGCCCAGTCGCAGACCGGTACGGGTAAAACCGCGGCCTACGGCCTGCCGATACTCCAGTCGCTCGAACCCGCCCGCGGACCGGTTCAGGCCATTATCCTCGTGCCGACGCGCGAACTGGCGCTGCAGGCCGCCGAGGAGCTGCTCTCCTACAACCGCGAAAAACGGCTCTCGATCACCGCCATCTACGGCGGCGCCGCGATGAGCGAACAGCTGCGCCGGCTCGCCAAAGGCGTCGATATCGTCGTCGGCACGCCGGGCCGCGTGCTGGACCACATCCGCCGCGGCACGCTGAAACTCGAAAACGTCCGTTACCTCGTATTGGACGAAGCCGACGAAATGCTCAACATGGGCTTCGTGGAGGACGTCGAGGAGATCATGAGCCACACCAGCGAGGAGCGGCGCGTGCTGCTCTTCTCGGCGACGATGCCCGAACGCATCATCCGGCTCTCGAAAACCTACATGCGCGACACGGAGATCGTGCGCGTCGAGAACAAGCAGCTCACGACCGACCTCACCGAGCAGATCTACTTCGAGGTGCGAGAAGCCGACAAGTTCGACGCCCTGACCCGCATCATCGACGTCGAGCCCGAATTCTACGGCATCATCTTCGCCCGCACCAAGATCGGGGCCGACGAAACCGCATCGCGGCTCGCCGCCCGCGGCTATGCCGCCGAGGTGCTGCACGGCGACGTCTCGCAGGCCCAGCGCGAAAAGATACTCCGCAAGTTCCGCGACCGCTCGGTCAATATCCTCGTCGCCACCGACGTGGCGGCGCGCGGCATCGACGTGGGCAATCTGACCCACGTCATCAACTACTCGCTGCCGCAGGACTCCGAGAGCTACGTGCACCGCATCGGCCGCACGGGCCGCGCCGGCAAGCAGGGCACAGCCATCACCTTCGTCTCGCCCTCCGAATTCCGGGGACTGAACAACCTGATGCGCGACATCAAGGTCGAGATCAAGCGCGAAACCCTCCCCTCGCCGCAGGACATCGTCGAGATGAAACGGCTGAAGATCAAGGATGAGATGCAGGAGATCGTCGAAAACGAAAGTTACGACGGATACCGGGAGTTCGCCGAAGAACTGCTGGCCGAATACACGCCCGACGTGGCGCTGGGCGCCCTATTGCGTCTGGCGTTCCGCAGCGAACTCGACCAGAGCAACTACCCCGAAATCCGTTCGTTCTCGGTGGACCGCAAAGGCACGGCGCGGCTGTTCCTCGCCGTGGGCAGACGCGACGGCTACACGGCGCGCAAGCTGGTCGATATGCTCAAGTTCAAGTGCGGCCTGCGCGACAAATACATCAACGACGTCCAGATCTCGGACAACTTCTCGTTCGTGAGCGTGCCGTTCCACGATGCCGAAGAGATCGTCCGCAAGCTCAACCGCCTGAACCGGGGCCGCCGGCCGATAGCCGAAATCGCCCGCGACGGCGAGGAAGCCGCAGCCCGCAAACCCCGGCGCGCGAAAACGGCCGACGCCGGCGGAGAGGAATACGCCCCGGCCCCGAAAAAATCCGTCCGCAGGGAGAAACCGGCCGCCCCGGCACAAACCGCCCCGGCCGCCGGCGACGAATCCGCCGCGCCGCGCCGCAAGCTCAAAACCAAGATCCAAACCGAACCCCGTCCGGAAATCCCCGATTTCAGCAAAATGTCGAACGAAGGCTTCGACTGGTCGGCCTTCATGAAATTCGACGACGGCACGGCATGGGGCCGCGACGAGAACGGCAAAGGCAAGGGCACCAAAAGCGTCCGCAAGACACCCAAACGGACCGTCACGGCAGCCCAGCGAATCGCCGCCAAAGGCAAGAAACGCAAATAA